One genomic region from Drosophila subpulchrella strain 33 F10 #4 breed RU33 chromosome 2R, RU_Dsub_v1.1 Primary Assembly, whole genome shotgun sequence encodes:
- the LOC119550502 gene encoding solute carrier family 35 member F5 gives MLGRTQKLLLGISILILVDVVWVSSSELTKFLYNEAKFDKPFFCTYFKTSMFSIYLLVIGILAPWKESCERQNGNYAMMEQNADDENYYTNQAVLGDPTYVPIRSPHLGAPANNATSNSLSGTESDDSSVRSVRFSKMAEVREMSAHEATDALMARLSYAASLRIRRQKTHHKTAKTALLFCLLWFAANYFFQLALEMDETAMITLVSSTSSFFVICLAAVFPSATGDKMTITKVIAVAMNIGGVVAITMNDLHDTKMTRGVLLALFSAFFYAAYLVFVKRKSDTEEKVDIPLFFGFVGLWNLLLLWPIFFILHFTKIETFELPSQGQFALLFLNGLIGTVLGEALWLWGCFLTSSLIGTLAMSLQIPLAIMFDVLLKNKPYSPMFYMGSVPIFVALVFVSLLMRNDDSDPLMKLFRIVYRKVCRCHKPSIVRVNDDEQQESLISNSD, from the exons ATGCTGGGTCGCACACAAAAACTCCTGTTGGGCATATCGATACTGATACTAGTCGATGTGGTTTGGGTCTCCTCCAGCGAGCTAACAAAG TTTCTCTACAATGAGGCCAAGTTCGACAAACCCTTCTTCTGCACATACTTCAAAACATCCATGTTCAGCATTTACCTGCTAGTCATTGGTATCCTGGCTCCCTGGAAAGAGTCCTGCGAGCGTCAAAATGGAAACTATGCT ATGATGGAGCAGAATGCAGACGACGAGAATTATTACACCAATCAGGCTGTTTTG GGAGATCCTACCTATGTGCCCATTAGATCGCCCCACTTGGGAGCCCCAGCCAATAATGCCACCTCAAACTCCCTATCCGGCACCGAAAGCGATGACTCCAGTGTGAGGAGTGTGCGTTTCAGCAAGATGGCCGAGGTCAGAGAGATGTCCGCCCACGAAGCCACCGATGCTTTGATGGCCAGGCTCTCGTATGCCGCCAGCTTGAGAATCAGGCGGCAGAAGACCCACCACAAGACTGCCAAGACCGCCCTGCTCTTCTGCCTGCTCTGGTTCGCCGCCAATTACTTCTTTCAGTTGGCCCTGGAAATGGACGAGACGGCCATGATAACGCTGGTCAGCTCAACGTCGTCGTTCTTCGTTATCTGCCTGGCGGCCGTGTTTCCCTCGGCGACGGGTGACAAGATGACCATCACCAAGGTGATTGCGGTGGCCATGAACATTGGCGGCGTGGTTGCCATCACCATGAACGACCTGCACGACACAAAGATGACGCGAGGCGTCCTTTTGGCCCTGTTCAGTGCTTTCTTCTATGCCGCctatctggttttcgtgaagCGAAAAAGCGATACGGAGGAAAAGGTCGATATACCTTTGTTTTTCG GTTTTGTGGGCCTCTGGAATCTGCTGCTATTGTGGCCGATTTTCTTCATTCTCCACTTCACCAAAATTGAAACCTTTGAGCTGCCCAGCCAAGGGCAGTTTGCCCTATTGTTCCTCAACGGATTGATTGGCACTGTGCTGGGAGAAGCCCTTTGGCTGTGGGGCTGCTTTCTGACCTCCTCCTTGATTGGCACGCTGGCCATGTCGCTGCAGATTCCGCTGGCTATCATGTTCGATGTCCTGCTCAAGAACAAGCCGTATTCGCCGATGTTCTACATGGGCTCGGTACCCATATTCGTCGCCCTGGTTTTCGTATCCCTACTGATGCGAAACGACGATTCCGATCCGCTGATGAAGCTGTTTAGGATTGTATATAGAAAGGTCTGCCGGTGCCATAAGCCAAGCATTGTGAG GGTCAACGATGACGAGCAGCAGGAGTCGCTAATAAGCAACAGCGATTGA
- the LOC119549319 gene encoding flotillin-1 isoform X1, with protein sequence MTWGFVTCGPNEALVVSGCCYMKPLLVPGGRAFVWPTIQQVQRISLNTMTLQVESPCVYTSQGVPISVTGIAQVKVQGQNEDMLLTACEQFLGKSEAEINHIALVTLEGHQRAIMGSMTVEEIYKDRKKFSKQVFEVASSDLANMGITVVSYTIKDLRDEEGDSKGYLRSLGMARTAEVKRDARIGEAEARAEAHIKEAIAEEQRMAARFLNDTDIAKAQRDFELKKAAYDVEVQTKKAEAEMAYELQAAKTKQRIKEEQMQVKVIERTQEIAVQEQEIMRRERELEATIRRPAEAEKFRMEKLAEANKQRVVMEAEAEAESIRIRGEAEAFAIAAKAKAEAEQMAMKAEAYREYREAAMVEMLLDTLPKVAAEVAAPLSQAKKITMVSSGNGDIGAAKLTGEVLAIVNKVPELVKNITGVDIARSVHAG encoded by the exons ATGACCTGGGGATTTGTCACATGTGGCCCCAACGAGGCCTTAGTTGTCTCTG GATGTTGCTACATGAAGCCGCTTTTGGTGCCGGGAGGTCGGGCCTTCGTGTGGCCAACTATCCAGCAGGTTCAGCG AATTTCATTGAACACGATGACCCTCCAGGTGGAGAGTCCTTGCGTGTACACCAGCCAAGGAGTTCCCATCTCCGTGACGGGAATCGCCCAGGTGAAGGTCCAGGGTCAGAACGAGGACATGCTGCTCACCGCCTGTGAGCAGTTCTTGGGCAAATCGGAGGCGGAGATCAACCACATTGCATTGGTCACCCTGGAGGGACATCAGCGGGCCATCATGGGTTCGATGACCGTGGAGGAGATCTACAAGGACCGCAAGAAGTTCAGCAAGCAGGTGTTCGAGGTGGCTTCCAGCGATCTGGCCAATATGGGTATAACTGTGGTCTCCTACACCATTAAGGATTTGCGCGATGAGGAG GGAGACTCAAAG GGCTATCTAAGGTCATTGGGAATGGCTCGAACGGCAGAGGTTAAGCGAGATGCCCGGATCGGCGAAGCGGAGGCCCGGGCTGAGGCCCATATTAAGGAGGCCATTGCTGAGGAACAGCGCATGGCTGCCAGGTTCCTCAATGACACCGACATTGCCAAGGCTCAGCGCGACTTTGAGTTAAAGAAGGCCGCCTACGATGTGGAAGTACAGACCAAAAAGGCAGAGGCCGAGATGGCCTACGAGCTGCAGGCGGCCAAGACCAAGCAGCGCATCAAGGAGGAGCAGATGCAGGTCAAGGTGATCGAGCGCACCCAAGAGATCGCCGTGCAGGAGCAGGAGATCATGCGTCGTGAGCGCGAGCTGGAGGCCACCATTCGCCGTCCAGCTGAGGCGGAGAAGTTCCGCATGGAGAAGCTGGCCGAGGCCAACAAGCAGCGCGTAGTCATGGAAGCCGAAGCAGAGGCTGAATCG ATCAGGATTCGCGGCGAGGCCGAGGCCTTTGCTATTGCCGCTAAGGCCAAGGCGGAGGCTGAGCAGATGGCCATGAAAGCAGAGGCCTATCGCGAGTACCGCGAGGCTGCCATGGTGGAAATGCTCCTGGACACTCTGCCGAAG GTGGCCGCCGAGGTGGCTGCTCCACTGTCGCAGGCCAAGAAGATCACGATGGTGTCCAGCGGAAATGGCGATATCGGTGCCGCCAAGCTGACCGGCGAGGTGCTGGCCATCGTCAACAAAGTGCCAGAACTGGTCAAGAACATAACCGGCGTGGACATTGCTCGG TCTGTGCATGCTGGCTAA
- the LOC119549321 gene encoding cyclin-dependent kinase 5 homolog has protein sequence MQKYDKMEKIGEGTYGTVFKGRNRDTMEIVALKRVRLDEDDEGVPSSALREICLLKELKHKNIVRLIDVLHSDKKLTLVFEHCDQDLKKYFDSLNGEIDMAVCRSFMLQLLRGLAFCHSHNVLHRDLKPQNLLINKNGELKLADFGLARAFGIPVKCYSAEVVTLWYRPPDVLFGAKLYTTSIDMWSAGCILAELADAGRPLFPGSDVLDQLMKIFRVLGTPNEDSWPGVSHLSDYVALPSFPAITSWSQLVPRLNSKGRDLLQKLLVCRPNQRISAEAAMQHPYFTDSSSSGH, from the exons ATGCAGAAGTACGACAAGATGGAGAAGATCGGGGAGGGCACTTACGGCACGGTGTTCAAGGGTCGCAACCGTGACACCATGGAGATAGTGGCCCTGAAGCGGGTGAGACTGGACGAGGACGACGAGGGCGTGCCCAGCTCCGCCCTCCGTGAGATCTGCCTGCTGAAG GAGCTGAAGCACAAGAACATAGTGCGGCTGATAGACGTCCTTCACTCGGACAAAAAACTCACCCTGGTCTTCGAGCATTGTGACCAGGACCTTAAGAAATACTTCGATAGCCTGAACGGGGAGATCGACATGGCCGTCTGCAGGAGCTTCATGCTTCAACTACTCCGCGGACTGGCCTTCTGCCACAG CCACAACGTCCTGCATCGCGATCTGAAGCCGCAGAACCTGCTGATCAACAAGAATGGCGAACTGAAGCTGGCTGACTTTGGCCTGGCTAGGGCCTTCGGCATTCCCGTAAAGTGCTACTCCGCAGAGGTGGTGACCCTGTGGTACCGACCACCTGATGTCCTGTTTGGAGCCAAGCTTTACACAACCAGCATAGACATGTGGTCGGCTGGATGCATTTTGGCCGAGCTGGCGGACGCTGGACGACCGCTGTTTCCCGGCTCCGACGTGCTGGACCAGCTGATGAAGATCTTCCGAGTGCTGGGCACCCCCAACGAGGACTCCTGGCCGGGGGTATCGCACCTCTCTGACTACGTGGCGCTTCCAT CCTTTCCGGCCATCACCTCGTGGAGTCAACTGGTGCCTAGGCTGAACTCCAAGGGTCGCGACCTGCTGCAAAAACTGCTCGTCTGCCGGCCAAATCAGCGTATTAGCGCGGAGGCCGCCATGCAGCATCCCTACTTCACGGACAGCAGTTCTTCGGGCCACTGA
- the LOC119549319 gene encoding flotillin-1 isoform X2: protein MTWGFVTCGPNEALVVSGCCYMKPLLVPGGRAFVWPTIQQVQRISLNTMTLQVESPCVYTSQGVPISVTGIAQVKVQGQNEDMLLTACEQFLGKSEAEINHIALVTLEGHQRAIMGSMTVEEIYKDRKKFSKQVFEVASSDLANMGITVVSYTIKDLRDEEGYLRSLGMARTAEVKRDARIGEAEARAEAHIKEAIAEEQRMAARFLNDTDIAKAQRDFELKKAAYDVEVQTKKAEAEMAYELQAAKTKQRIKEEQMQVKVIERTQEIAVQEQEIMRRERELEATIRRPAEAEKFRMEKLAEANKQRVVMEAEAEAESIRIRGEAEAFAIAAKAKAEAEQMAMKAEAYREYREAAMVEMLLDTLPKVAAEVAAPLSQAKKITMVSSGNGDIGAAKLTGEVLAIVNKVPELVKNITGVDIARSVHAG, encoded by the exons ATGACCTGGGGATTTGTCACATGTGGCCCCAACGAGGCCTTAGTTGTCTCTG GATGTTGCTACATGAAGCCGCTTTTGGTGCCGGGAGGTCGGGCCTTCGTGTGGCCAACTATCCAGCAGGTTCAGCG AATTTCATTGAACACGATGACCCTCCAGGTGGAGAGTCCTTGCGTGTACACCAGCCAAGGAGTTCCCATCTCCGTGACGGGAATCGCCCAGGTGAAGGTCCAGGGTCAGAACGAGGACATGCTGCTCACCGCCTGTGAGCAGTTCTTGGGCAAATCGGAGGCGGAGATCAACCACATTGCATTGGTCACCCTGGAGGGACATCAGCGGGCCATCATGGGTTCGATGACCGTGGAGGAGATCTACAAGGACCGCAAGAAGTTCAGCAAGCAGGTGTTCGAGGTGGCTTCCAGCGATCTGGCCAATATGGGTATAACTGTGGTCTCCTACACCATTAAGGATTTGCGCGATGAGGAG GGCTATCTAAGGTCATTGGGAATGGCTCGAACGGCAGAGGTTAAGCGAGATGCCCGGATCGGCGAAGCGGAGGCCCGGGCTGAGGCCCATATTAAGGAGGCCATTGCTGAGGAACAGCGCATGGCTGCCAGGTTCCTCAATGACACCGACATTGCCAAGGCTCAGCGCGACTTTGAGTTAAAGAAGGCCGCCTACGATGTGGAAGTACAGACCAAAAAGGCAGAGGCCGAGATGGCCTACGAGCTGCAGGCGGCCAAGACCAAGCAGCGCATCAAGGAGGAGCAGATGCAGGTCAAGGTGATCGAGCGCACCCAAGAGATCGCCGTGCAGGAGCAGGAGATCATGCGTCGTGAGCGCGAGCTGGAGGCCACCATTCGCCGTCCAGCTGAGGCGGAGAAGTTCCGCATGGAGAAGCTGGCCGAGGCCAACAAGCAGCGCGTAGTCATGGAAGCCGAAGCAGAGGCTGAATCG ATCAGGATTCGCGGCGAGGCCGAGGCCTTTGCTATTGCCGCTAAGGCCAAGGCGGAGGCTGAGCAGATGGCCATGAAAGCAGAGGCCTATCGCGAGTACCGCGAGGCTGCCATGGTGGAAATGCTCCTGGACACTCTGCCGAAG GTGGCCGCCGAGGTGGCTGCTCCACTGTCGCAGGCCAAGAAGATCACGATGGTGTCCAGCGGAAATGGCGATATCGGTGCCGCCAAGCTGACCGGCGAGGTGCTGGCCATCGTCAACAAAGTGCCAGAACTGGTCAAGAACATAACCGGCGTGGACATTGCTCGG TCTGTGCATGCTGGCTAA